Below is a window of Candidatus Eisenbacteria bacterium DNA.
GGGCGGGAGCGTGAGCCGCTCCCGCTCGCGCGAGTACGGCCGGGCCCGGTTCCGGCCCGACCCCGCGTGCCCGCTCTTCGACGGGCTGCCTGCGGAGTTCCGCGTGTGGATGAGCCACGCCGACAGCGTGGAGTCGCTGCCGCCGGAGCTCACCCCGGCGGGGCGCACCGACGCGTGTCCTTTCGCCGCGTCCTGGGTGCCGTCGCGGCGGCTGTTTCTGATCCAGTTCCACCCCGAGGTGACGCACACCGAGCACGGGCCGAAGATCTTCGAGAACTTCGTGCGGAAGGTGGCGAAGCTGGATGCCACCTGGTCCATGGCCGCCTACCTGGACCGCGAGCTGCCCCGCATCCGCGAGCGCGTGGGGAGCGACCGGGTGCTGCTGGGCCTCTCGGGCGGGGTGGACTCCACCGTGGTGGCGGCGCTGCTGGGGCGGGCGGTGGGCCAGCAGGCGGCGGCCATCTTCGTGGATCACGGCATGATGCGTGCGAACGAGGGGGCGCAGGTGCTGGAGGCGCTGCGCCAGGTCTCGCCCATCGAGATCCACGCGGTGGACGCGAGCGAGCGATTCCTGGGCCCATTGACCGGCGTGGTGGATCCGGAGCAGAAACGGCGCATCATAGGGGCTGAGTTCATCCGGGTGTTCGAGTCCGAGGCGGCCCGCCTGGGCGGCTTCCGCTTCCTGGCCCAGGGCACGCTGTACCCGGACGTGATCGAGAGCGCCGGCTGGAATACCGGCCCCACGGCGCGCATCAAGACCCACCACAATGTGGGCGGCCTGCCGGAGGACCTCAAGTTCGAGCTGCTGGAGCCGCTGCGTCACCTGTTCAAGGACGAGGTGCGTGCGCTGGGGCTGGAACTGGGGCTCCCGCGGCCTCTGGTGTTCCGTCACCCGTTCCCCGGCCCGGGCCTCGCGGTGCGCATCCTGGGGCCGGTCACGGCGGAGGCCTTGGACACGCTGCGCGCAGCGGATACAATCTTCATCGAGGGCCTGAGGCGGCGGAAGCTGTACGATCGCACCTGGCAGGCCTTCGCGGTGCTGCTGCCGGTCCAGACCGTGGGGGTGATGGGCGACGAGCGCACCTACGAGCAGGTGGTGGCGCTGCGGGCCGTGACCTCCGAGGACGGCATGACCGCGGATTGGGCCAAGCTGCCCGGCTCCTTCCTGGACGAAGTGGCCACCCAGATCGTCAACCGCGTGCCCGGCGTGAACCGGGTGGTCTATGACATCAGTTCCAAGCCGCCGGCAACCATTGAGTGGGAATAGGTCGCACCGTGGCCCGCGTGCCTCCTCCGGGGAGCAGGCGGGCGGCGGGCGGCCCGGTCGCGCGCGCAAGCTCCCCGTGGGCCTGGAGCCCGGGGAGCTGAAACGCAAGGCCATCCACCTCTCCACCGTCGTCGTCCCCCTGATCTACCTGGACGCGCACGTGAGCCGCAAGGAAGCCGCGCTCGCGCTGGCCCTGGTGCTGCTGGCGCTGCTGGCGGTCGAGGTGGTGCGGCTGCGGGCGCGGTTGTTCGGCAACTTCTTCCGGCAGCTGCTGGGGGACGCGTTGCGCCGGCGGGAGCGCGGGGAGCTGCTGGGGGCCACCTACCTGGTGCTGGGTTTCCTGGTCACCATCCTGGCCTTCGAGAAGCCCGTGGCGGTGGCCGCGTGCGAGTTCCTGGTGCTCGGGGACACCGCTGCCGCGCTGGTCGGAAAGAGCGTCGGTCGCATCCGGGCGTTTGACAAGACTCTGGAGGGGAGCCTAGGCTGCTTGGCGACATGCGGGGCCGCGGCGTGGGCGCTGAGCGCCACCGTGCCGGCCCTGCCCCTGCAGGTGGCCCTGGCCGGCGCGGTCATGGCGACGCTCTTTGAGTTGCTGCCCGTACCCATGGACGACAACCTGAGGATCCCGCTCTCCGCGGGCCTCCTCATGCACTTCCTGCTCCCTTAATAGAGAACGCACCGGCAGGCGAGAGGCGAATCGAAAAGCATGTTCTCATCGTTGCTGACCAAGCTGTTCGGAACCAAGTACGACCGCGACGTGCGGCGGATCCAGCCCATCGTGGATGAGATCCACCGCTTCTACGCCGAGTTCGAGTCCCTCACCGAGGAGCAGCTGCGGGCCAAGACCGGGGAATTCCGGGCCCGACTGGCCGAGGGCGAGGAAGTGGACGACATCCTGCCCGAGGCCTTCGCCGTGGTGAAGCAGGCGTGCAAGCGCCTGGTGGGGCGCAGCTGGCCGGTGGTGGGCCGCGAGACCAGCTGGGACATGGTGCCCTTCGACGTGCAGCTGGTCGGCGGCATCGTCCTGCACCAGGGGCGCATCGCCGAGATGGCCACCGGCGAGGGCAAGACGCTGGTCGCCACGCTGCCGCTGTACCTCAACGCGCTCACCGGCCAGGGCTCGCACCTGGTGACGGTCAACGACTACCTGGCGCGGCGCGACAGCGAGTGGATGGGTGAGGTCTACAAGATGCTGGGCCTCACCGTGGGCTGCATCCAGACCGACATGGACTTCGAGGAGCGCCAGCAGGCCTACGGCGCCGACATCACCTACGGCACCAACAACGAGTTCGGCTTCGACTACCTGCGCGACAACA
It encodes the following:
- the guaA gene encoding glutamine-hydrolyzing GMP synthase; this encodes METHAPDTVAVRAASPARPRPWALVFDCGSQYVQLIARRLREAGVYAEIHPWHLEAEAVKALAPDALVISGSPASVDRQGAPRIDPAVLDLGLPVLGICYGMQATAHAMGGSVSRSRSREYGRARFRPDPACPLFDGLPAEFRVWMSHADSVESLPPELTPAGRTDACPFAASWVPSRRLFLIQFHPEVTHTEHGPKIFENFVRKVAKLDATWSMAAYLDRELPRIRERVGSDRVLLGLSGGVDSTVVAALLGRAVGQQAAAIFVDHGMMRANEGAQVLEALRQVSPIEIHAVDASERFLGPLTGVVDPEQKRRIIGAEFIRVFESEAARLGGFRFLAQGTLYPDVIESAGWNTGPTARIKTHHNVGGLPEDLKFELLEPLRHLFKDEVRALGLELGLPRPLVFRHPFPGPGLAVRILGPVTAEALDTLRAADTIFIEGLRRRKLYDRTWQAFAVLLPVQTVGVMGDERTYEQVVALRAVTSEDGMTADWAKLPGSFLDEVATQIVNRVPGVNRVVYDISSKPPATIEWE